One region of Dokdonia sp. 4H-3-7-5 genomic DNA includes:
- a CDS encoding phospho-sugar mutase — translation MVYHDPAILEKANAWLTETFDEETQQAIKENIAHNPDELADSFYKNLEFGTGGMRGIMGAGTNRINKYTLGKNTQGLSDYLHKQFPDKKIKVAIAYDCRHNSKELAQVVANVFSANGIKVFLFSDLRPTPELSFAVRHLDCQCGIVLTASHNPPEYNGYKVYWEDGGQLVPPQDAEIIAIIEALDFSAIKFKGDDSLIELVDEEVDKAFVDASVANVSFGLTNEVKENLNIVFTSLHGTSITLVPDTLKQAGFTTLNIVKEQEVPDGNFPTVVSPNPEETAALKMALELGEEKKADIVIGTDPDCDRLGIAVRGDDGKLTILNGNQTMILMTDYLLERFRESADQHSSPFIGSTIVSTPMMDVLAAAYDVECKTGLTGFKWIAKMIEDYPNQHFIGGGEESFGYMVGDFVRDKDAVTATLLACTIAAQAKEEGQTLFEKLKTLYVKHGFYKETLIALVKKGQSGAAEIKQMLKDLRLEPMKEINGSKVIRVEDYQSSISRDLITGETTTIDVPKSNVLIFYTEDGSKVAARPSGTEPKVKFYISVNAPLASLNEYDTISASLDKRLAGIKNALGV, via the coding sequence ATGGTATACCACGATCCCGCTATTTTAGAAAAAGCAAATGCATGGCTTACAGAGACCTTTGATGAGGAAACTCAACAAGCCATTAAAGAAAATATCGCTCACAATCCAGATGAGCTTGCAGATAGTTTCTATAAAAATCTAGAATTTGGTACTGGCGGTATGCGCGGTATCATGGGAGCTGGAACTAACAGAATTAATAAATATACCTTGGGAAAAAACACTCAAGGTCTATCTGACTACCTACACAAACAGTTTCCTGACAAAAAAATAAAGGTCGCTATTGCTTATGATTGCCGTCATAACAGTAAAGAACTTGCTCAGGTGGTTGCAAATGTATTTTCGGCAAATGGGATTAAAGTATTCCTATTTTCTGACCTGAGACCTACACCAGAATTAAGTTTTGCTGTGCGTCATCTAGATTGCCAGTGTGGTATTGTACTCACTGCAAGTCACAACCCGCCAGAATATAACGGTTACAAAGTGTACTGGGAAGACGGTGGACAGCTGGTACCACCACAAGATGCAGAAATAATAGCTATTATTGAAGCGCTTGATTTTAGCGCTATAAAATTCAAAGGAGATGACTCCCTTATTGAACTTGTAGATGAAGAGGTAGATAAAGCCTTTGTAGATGCAAGTGTTGCAAATGTATCTTTTGGCCTTACTAATGAAGTAAAGGAGAACTTAAATATCGTTTTCACCTCGTTACACGGTACCTCAATCACACTCGTGCCAGACACATTAAAACAAGCTGGTTTTACCACTCTTAACATTGTAAAAGAACAAGAAGTACCAGATGGTAACTTCCCTACTGTAGTTTCTCCTAATCCAGAAGAAACTGCTGCTCTTAAAATGGCGCTTGAACTAGGAGAAGAAAAAAAAGCAGATATTGTCATAGGCACAGACCCAGACTGTGATCGACTAGGGATTGCTGTGAGAGGAGATGATGGCAAGCTTACCATTTTAAATGGTAATCAAACCATGATCTTAATGACAGATTATTTATTAGAACGCTTTCGCGAAAGTGCAGATCAACACTCATCACCATTTATAGGAAGCACCATCGTATCTACACCTATGATGGATGTTCTTGCAGCAGCATATGATGTAGAATGCAAAACAGGACTTACAGGCTTTAAATGGATTGCCAAAATGATTGAAGATTATCCTAACCAACACTTTATAGGTGGTGGTGAAGAAAGCTTTGGATATATGGTAGGTGACTTTGTAAGAGATAAGGATGCTGTAACCGCTACCCTACTCGCTTGTACGATTGCTGCGCAGGCAAAAGAAGAAGGACAAACACTGTTTGAAAAACTTAAAACACTGTACGTAAAACACGGTTTTTACAAGGAAACATTAATTGCTCTTGTAAAAAAAGGACAATCTGGCGCAGCAGAAATCAAACAAATGCTGAAAGATCTTCGTCTTGAGCCTATGAAAGAAATTAATGGAAGTAAGGTGATACGTGTAGAGGACTATCAATCATCTATAAGTCGTGACCTTATTACTGGAGAAACCACTACCATTGATGTTCCAAAGTCTAATGTACTTATCTTTTATACAGAAGAC
- a CDS encoding DUF4199 domain-containing protein, translated as MILEDKPTSAKDVMLKFGLVLGILAILFNVILYVTDNFLAPHWSLGILNFVMTVVVIILALKAFKESNGGFLKLGQAIKIGLGVSLIAALLGALWVLVLTQVLEPNYSELALDAIRTQMIEMYPDMTDSQIDQTISFQEPFTKIGFMIPIAIMLSLFFGFIISLIGGLIMKKENPYADA; from the coding sequence ATGATATTAGAAGACAAACCAACATCTGCAAAAGATGTAATGCTCAAATTTGGTCTAGTACTAGGTATACTAGCTATTCTCTTTAATGTAATACTATACGTGACAGACAACTTCCTTGCCCCTCACTGGTCATTAGGAATTCTCAATTTTGTAATGACTGTAGTCGTTATTATTCTAGCTTTAAAAGCGTTTAAAGAAAGTAACGGTGGCTTTTTAAAACTTGGACAAGCGATTAAAATTGGCCTTGGAGTTTCACTTATAGCAGCACTTTTAGGTGCACTGTGGGTTCTCGTACTTACTCAAGTTCTCGAACCTAACTACTCAGAGTTAGCGCTTGATGCAATCCGCACTCAAATGATTGAGATGTACCCAGATATGACAGACTCACAAATTGATCAGACTATTTCTTTTCAAGAACCTTTTACTAAAATTGGCTTTATGATTCCTATTGCGATCATGTTGTCATTATTTTTTGGATTTATTATCTCTTTAATAGGAGGATTAATAATGAAAAAAGAAAACCCATACGCAGACGCTTAA
- a CDS encoding type B 50S ribosomal protein L31: MKADIHPENFRVVAFKDMSNEEVFLTKSAADTKETIEIEGTEYPLIKLEISRTSHPFYTGKAKLVDTAGRIDKFKNKYAKFKK, encoded by the coding sequence ATGAAAGCAGATATACACCCAGAAAATTTTAGAGTAGTAGCATTTAAAGACATGTCTAATGAAGAGGTGTTCTTAACGAAGTCTGCTGCAGATACTAAAGAAACTATTGAGATCGAAGGAACTGAGTATCCTTTAATAAAATTAGAAATTTCTAGAACTTCACATCCATTCTATACAGGTAAAGCTAAGCTTGTAGATACAGCTGGACGTATTGATAAGTTCAAAAACAAATACGCTAAGTTCAAGAAGTAA
- the ffh gene encoding signal recognition particle protein, which produces MFDNLSDKLDKALHVLKGHGSITEVNVAETLKEVRRALIDADVNFKTAKEFTNRVKEKALGSDVLTTLQPGQLMVKLVKDELTELMGGDAEGINLSGTPSIILMSGLQGSGKTTFSGKLANFLKTKKTKKPLLVACDVYRPAAIDQLHVVGDQIKVDVYSDRDEKNPVKIAQDGIAFAKANGHNVVIIDTAGRLAVDEVMMKEIADVHAAIQPQETLFVVDSMTGQDAVNTAKAFNDILNFDGVILTKLDGDTRGGAAISIKSVVNKPIKFIGTGEKMEAIDVFYPSRMADRILGMGDVVSLVERAQEQFDEEEARKLQKKIAKNQFGFDDFLKQIQQVKKMGNMKDLMGMIPGAGKMLKDVDIDDDAFKHIEAIIHSMTPGERENPTTINASRKKRIGKGSGTSVQQVNQLLKQFNQMSKMMKMMQGGGGRKMMQMMNQMK; this is translated from the coding sequence ATGTTTGATAATTTAAGTGATAAGTTAGATAAAGCCCTACACGTACTCAAAGGTCACGGTAGCATTACGGAAGTAAACGTTGCAGAGACACTTAAGGAAGTGCGTCGTGCTCTTATAGATGCAGATGTTAACTTTAAGACTGCAAAGGAATTTACAAACCGTGTTAAAGAAAAAGCTTTAGGATCTGATGTATTAACGACCCTACAACCAGGGCAGTTAATGGTGAAGCTTGTAAAAGATGAGCTTACAGAATTAATGGGAGGTGATGCAGAAGGAATTAATCTTTCTGGCACTCCATCTATTATCTTAATGTCAGGTTTACAAGGTTCTGGTAAGACAACCTTTTCAGGTAAGCTTGCAAACTTCCTTAAAACCAAGAAAACAAAGAAACCTTTACTAGTTGCCTGTGATGTATATCGTCCAGCGGCTATTGATCAGTTACACGTAGTAGGAGATCAGATTAAGGTAGATGTATATTCTGATCGTGATGAGAAGAATCCAGTAAAGATTGCTCAAGATGGTATCGCTTTCGCGAAAGCAAACGGTCACAACGTAGTAATCATTGATACAGCAGGTCGTCTTGCTGTAGATGAGGTGATGATGAAAGAAATTGCAGACGTTCATGCTGCAATACAACCACAAGAGACACTCTTTGTAGTAGACTCGATGACTGGTCAAGATGCTGTAAATACAGCAAAAGCCTTTAATGATATTCTTAACTTTGACGGGGTTATCCTTACAAAGCTAGATGGAGATACAAGAGGTGGAGCAGCAATTTCTATTAAATCTGTAGTAAACAAGCCTATTAAATTTATAGGTACAGGGGAGAAAATGGAAGCGATAGATGTATTCTATCCTTCACGTATGGCAGATCGAATTCTTGGAATGGGAGATGTTGTATCACTTGTAGAGAGAGCACAAGAGCAGTTTGATGAAGAAGAAGCTAGAAAGCTTCAAAAGAAAATTGCAAAAAACCAATTCGGTTTTGATGATTTCTTAAAGCAAATCCAGCAAGTAAAGAAAATGGGTAACATGAAGGACCTAATGGGAATGATCCCAGGTGCCGGAAAGATGCTCAAAGATGTAGACATTGATGACGATGCATTTAAGCATATAGAGGCAATCATTCACTCCATGACGCCTGGTGAGCGAGAAAATCCTACTACGATTAACGCAAGTCGTAAAAAGCGCATAGGGAAAGGATCTGGTACCTCGGTACAACAAGTAAATCAGTTACTCAAGCAATTTAATCAAATGAGTAAGATGATGAAAATGATGCAAGGAGGCGGAGGCCGCAAGATGATGCAGATGATGAATCAAATGAAATAA
- a CDS encoding bifunctional 5,10-methylenetetrahydrofolate dehydrogenase/5,10-methenyltetrahydrofolate cyclohydrolase — MTILDGKKTSNDIKNEIKAEVDKMKANGEKVPHLAAVIVGNDGASLTYVGSKVRACERVGFESTMVRMTNMTSEIELLDKIEELNQNEDIDGFIVQLPLPPQIDTQKVLLAVDPDKDVDGFHPTNFGKMSLDMSTFIPATPFGILELMDRYGVETKGKHTVVIGRSHIVGRPMSILMGRKGFPGNSTVTLTHSHTKNITQITSQADIIITALGVPGFLKAEMVKDGAVIVDVGITRVPDETRERGYYITGDVDFEPVSKKSSFITPVPGGVGPMTIAMLLKNTLLARERHRAMSKKK, encoded by the coding sequence ATGACTATTCTTGACGGGAAGAAAACTTCAAACGACATTAAAAACGAAATCAAAGCCGAAGTTGATAAAATGAAAGCAAACGGTGAGAAGGTGCCTCATCTTGCTGCAGTTATTGTAGGTAATGATGGAGCTTCTCTTACATACGTAGGAAGTAAAGTGCGTGCCTGTGAGCGTGTAGGTTTTGAGTCTACCATGGTGCGCATGACAAACATGACTAGCGAAATTGAATTGCTAGACAAAATTGAGGAACTTAACCAGAACGAAGATATTGATGGTTTTATAGTGCAGTTACCATTACCTCCTCAAATCGATACTCAAAAAGTATTACTAGCAGTAGATCCAGATAAGGATGTAGATGGTTTTCACCCTACAAACTTTGGAAAGATGTCTCTTGATATGAGTACATTTATCCCTGCAACGCCATTTGGTATTCTTGAGCTTATGGATCGCTACGGTGTAGAGACTAAGGGAAAACATACCGTTGTTATAGGACGTAGCCACATTGTAGGTAGACCTATGAGTATATTAATGGGGCGTAAAGGCTTCCCAGGAAACTCTACTGTTACCTTAACACACAGTCATACTAAGAATATAACGCAAATTACATCACAAGCAGATATCATTATTACTGCACTAGGAGTTCCTGGATTCCTTAAAGCCGAAATGGTAAAAGATGGAGCTGTAATTGTAGATGTGGGGATTACTCGTGTACCAGATGAAACTCGTGAGAGAGGTTATTATATTACTGGAGATGTAGACTTTGAGCCTGTAAGTAAAAAGTCAAGTTTTATCACGCCAGTACCAGGAGGAGTAGGGCCTATGACAATAGCCATGCTGCTTAAGAATACTTTACTAGCTCGCGAGCGTCACAGAGCGATGTCTAAGAAAAAATAA
- a CDS encoding glycosyltransferase family 2 protein gives MQISVVIPLLNEEESLKELHHWISETLETNGFSYEILFIDDGSTDASWEVIETLSRKRDNIKGIRFNRNYGKSQALHAGFEAAEGDVIITMDADLQDNPEEIPDLYRMITEDKYDLVSGWKKKRYDSVIAKNLPSKLFNAAARKTSGLKLHDFNCGLKAYKKEVIKTVDVYGEMHRYIPVLAKNAGFSNIGEKVVQHQARKYGETKFGMERFLNGFLDLLTIWFLGSFGKRPMHLFGALGVLMFVIGFGFAGYLGIDKVFFHRAGRLITERPQFYISLVAMLMGIQLFIAGFLGELVLRSKRDKKRYNIKETL, from the coding sequence ATGCAAATATCTGTTGTCATACCTCTTCTCAACGAGGAAGAATCACTTAAAGAACTACACCATTGGATTTCAGAAACTCTGGAAACCAATGGTTTTTCTTATGAAATCCTATTTATAGATGATGGAAGTACAGATGCTTCTTGGGAGGTGATTGAAACGCTTTCGCGAAAGCGTGATAACATCAAAGGAATTCGCTTTAACCGTAACTACGGTAAATCTCAAGCCTTACATGCAGGTTTTGAAGCTGCCGAAGGTGATGTAATTATCACTATGGATGCAGATTTGCAAGACAATCCAGAGGAGATTCCAGACTTATACAGAATGATTACCGAAGATAAGTATGACCTGGTCTCAGGATGGAAAAAGAAACGCTACGACTCTGTAATTGCAAAAAACTTACCTAGCAAACTATTTAATGCAGCGGCAAGGAAAACAAGCGGACTCAAACTACACGACTTTAATTGTGGCTTAAAAGCTTATAAAAAAGAGGTCATCAAAACTGTAGATGTATATGGTGAGATGCACCGTTACATACCCGTACTTGCTAAGAATGCAGGGTTTTCAAACATAGGTGAGAAAGTAGTACAACATCAAGCTCGTAAGTATGGTGAGACTAAATTTGGTATGGAACGCTTTTTAAATGGCTTCTTAGATTTACTCACGATTTGGTTTTTAGGAAGTTTTGGAAAGCGACCTATGCATCTTTTTGGAGCACTAGGCGTACTAATGTTTGTAATAGGTTTTGGATTTGCCGGATACTTAGGTATAGATAAAGTATTCTTTCATAGAGCGGGCAGACTGATTACAGAGAGACCACAATTTTATATATCACTTGTTGCGATGCTTATGGGTATTCAACTATTTATTGCTGGCTTCTTAGGCGAACTCGTACTAAGATCAAAACGTGATAAAAAGAGATACAATATTAAAGAGACTTTATAA